The genomic window GATCTCCGACGTGCACATCGGGCTCATCGTCGGGAGCGGGCGCGTTCGCCTCATCCTGGACCGGGTGCGGGAGGAGAATCCCGATCTCCTGGTGTCCACCGGGGATCTCGTGGACGGCAACGCCGGCAAACACGACGGGGTGACCGAGCAGTTTCAGGCGTTGAACCCGAGGCTGGGGAAATTCGCCGTGACGGGCAATCATGAAATGTACGCGGGGCTCGAGGAATCCATCGCCACCACTGGTCGCTACGGGTTCAAACTGCTCAGAGGCGAGGCCAGGGTCGTCGGGAACACCATCAACATCGTCGGCGTCGATGACCCGGTGATCGGGGGGGCCGCACCCGACGAAGCAAAACTGCTTGCCGTGGGCGGGAACGGCCTTTTCACCCTGCTTCTCAAACACCGCCCGGATCCGCTGGAGCAAAGCCTGGGGCTTTTCGACCTGCAGCTCTCGGGGCACACGCACCTGGGGCAGATCTTTCCCTTCCGCTACATCACCGGACGAGCACATCCCCTGCAAAACGGTTTCCACCAGTTGGAGAAAGGCTCGGCCCTCTACACGAGCCGCGGATCGGGGACCTGGGGCCCGCCCATGCGCCTGCTCGCGCCCCCTGAGGTGACCGTCATCGAGTTGGTGCGCCCCGAGGCCGCCGCACAATAGAGGAGAAGGGGTGCCCTGCCGGTGCGACGGGGGTGTGCCCACCCAACAAAGCGGTACCGGCCCGGCCAAGCTGTGCGAAGCGTATAAAGTCTATACTGGGCCGGCAAGGGAAAGTGGACAAGCGAGAAAGCCGGGCTTTTCCTTAAGAGAGAACGCTCGTTTTGCGGCTGTAAACCTGCAAAAAATATGGTGCCATTCATTAAAAACTCGGTTTTGTTGGTGCCAACAAATATGTATATCCTTGGTGTTTTAAAAAGTATTTAATAGTCTGATAATCCAATATATAGGTTAATAGAGTACTTAACTCCAAATGATCAATACAAATAATACATTATTCATCTTCTTCTTCATTTTCAAAATCTAAATAAAACTCTGTCTCATCTTCCGAATCACTCATGTTATTGACTTTTGGATGACTTTCTCTGTATAACATAAATGAAATGGATTGAATGGCAGATATTCTGATATCTGAATGTGGAGAATCAAATAATTCGGTAAGCAGTTGATAGTCCTCAGGTTTTCCAATATCTCCTATCGCAAGCGTCACCGCTTTTCTTATTGAAACAGGGACCTTGTCGTTTTTGACTATCTTTCGAAACAATTCTAATGATTCATCAGGGGCTATGCGAGTTAACATAACAATTATATGTTTATATTGCGTTAGTTTTGATGGTTTTCTTTGAAGTGACTGACCGAATTGTTCTGCTGACGTTCTACATACTTTTACTAATAAACCTAGATCTGAAAGAAGCGAATTTGACTG from Syntrophobacter fumaroxidans MPOB includes these protein-coding regions:
- a CDS encoding metallophosphoesterase, producing the protein MFFFLLTFVSIYTCMNALFYVKTRILFPDQWLWRGPYIGFLLLMIVSPICTRLLERSGYDGAARVFACSGYFWMGFVFIAFCIFLAVMLVDLAGMGLGLLLPAHIPRLSGKGTTAGLLSIVLVLSVYGVFEARSVRVERVVVHTGKLPPGVDRLKIAQISDVHIGLIVGSGRVRLILDRVREENPDLLVSTGDLVDGNAGKHDGVTEQFQALNPRLGKFAVTGNHEMYAGLEESIATTGRYGFKLLRGEARVVGNTINIVGVDDPVIGGAAPDEAKLLAVGGNGLFTLLLKHRPDPLEQSLGLFDLQLSGHTHLGQIFPFRYITGRAHPLQNGFHQLEKGSALYTSRGSGTWGPPMRLLAPPEVTVIELVRPEAAAQ